In Salvelinus fontinalis isolate EN_2023a unplaced genomic scaffold, ASM2944872v1 scaffold_0569, whole genome shotgun sequence, the genomic window TTGAAAAGGGCAACCTagtttttaaacaaacaaaatggctgctgttGATAAAAGGTGAGGTGCACAGGTGAGCGAGTCGGTCAAGGATCGACTCAGACGAGGAGTTAAAGTTTAACAATCAGCAGTTTATTCAGAGTAAATATATTTGGTACTGCGCATGCGGGCTCCGTCTAAGAACTCCGAGTGAGCTAAAAGAAGAGAGCCCCTAAAACAGGTTGATTAcagattatatacagtacagaaagtaggttgattcTTTGAAGTCCTGGTCCTCTGGTTGGCTCTGGTCCGGGCGTAGTCCATGCTTATTGGTCCACCATTGTTGTTGAAGAATGTCCCTTGCTTAATGTCTGTTTTGAATTTCCCAACTGCCGTGGGTGCACAATGTTGATAAGCTTAGGATCCCTAGAAGCTCTATTAGGTATTAATGCGGTGTGTGTGGTTCTCTGTGTTTGAGTGTGAATGtgcgtgggtggtgtgtgtgtgtgtgtgtgtgtcttccagcCATCAGCAGATATGTCATCACAAGATGAAGTCCCTTAGACCTCTGCGGTTGAcccagttcctgttttcttggcTGTATGTGGAAACATTAGTATGGCATGCCAGAAGCAGGTTGTGCAACATACTGCAAACACACTTGTAATATAAGTTCATTTGCTTTGCCTTTTGTTACTAAAAGCTAATGCATATATATAAAGGCCTATCTTGGCTTCAAGCATATATGAGCATAAAAGTTTTTCTTAcaaatccctctcttcacgtcttcCTAGACGTGACTAACTGTCTGGAAAGAAACTTTTCAGAGAAAAGTTTTGattattccctctcttcacgtctcttCAGAGACGTGACCAATCAGTCAACAGCACAGTCCATACTTATGAACTCTGCTTCCGTCCCTAGGTCGTCATAAACATCCTCTGGGCCCAATAATGGGAACATCTGCGCCGTGCTATGGGGGTCAATGGCTTTGGTAATGAGCCTATCTATTAAGGATCGTATGCATGGTATGCAGCAGCAACCACACAGAACAAGAACTGCTGCAAAGACGGAGATAGAAACTAGGATTGAGGAAATCAAGGTTTTATATTTGCCAAACACATTCATCCAAGAATCCCACATAGAGGAGTCGATGCCGGAGTGGGACTTCATTTTACCATTCAAAGTCCTCAGTCCCTCTAGTGCTACTGTCAGACTACCATCAGAGGCCGTATTGTTAGGAATGAACGTGCAACAGTGTTCCCCAAACATGGAGCAAACACCTCCCTTTTCTGCCAACAGCATGTCTACAGCGATACGATTCTGGAAAGCCATAAGGCTGGTAGCTGATAGTTGACCATGGACTGCCTCAAACCCTTGCTGAGTCCAGTTGCCTAAACGTTGTACATTAAAATGGATATAATTTATCCGATCAACATTTTTATTAACGGTGCACCACCAGCATATGGACGATTCAAGTCCTGCATTGACTTGATTCACTAACTTATACTTATCCGGCACCCCTCTGGGTACCCCAATAGCATCAATGTAGGTCGGGTTCTCAGCAGTGGGGTGCACCTCTCGCTTGGGTCGGCTCAACTTCGCCTCTTCCACTTGGGACATGAGTTCAGACACACTCATGGGATGGACTGTAATGGGAAGGAGCAAAGACACTAGGGCACATAAACCAGATGAGGTAGGAGGAAATCGTGACAACAACCTATTAcctccacaccaccaccacacatcaGCTCTAGACACTGGTTTAAAATTTGCCGTAAGCATGTGAGTGTACCAGCACCAACTATCAGGGAGCTTACCCAACCTTGTCCCTCCACCTATCATGTTTATACATGTAAAATTAGCTCTTGCCACACTGGAGGAAAATATCGGTTTATTGACCACCGTGGTGACTACCGGATAAACAGTGTCCCACTGTGAACATTTCTcaggtgggttgtctttgttCATAAGGGGCAATAGACAGTCTCCGCTAATAGCGGCTGGGACTATGCGGAGCAATGGCCTAGCTCCCATGCAAACTACACAGCTTTGCAGGGTCATGTTAGCTGCTTGTTCGGTCAATAGTAGCCAATTGTTATTGAAACCTGAGATTCCGGTGGCAGTAAGAATGGTATCATCAGGGGTGGTAGGAGTGGTGACCATATTAATAGGACCCCAATCGCCCTTTCCCTTAGATGTTAAAACAGTAAACCGGTCAGTAATAGCAGAGGGCTGAGCCTGCTGTGTAATGCAGATTTTTACTGGCCAGTAGAGTAGATCCTTGCTAGATTCTACATGTGGTGCTAATATAAAATCCTGACAACCCGTCCCAGTACCTGGTCGGATAATTAGTGATAAACCCCAATTACGCAATTTAGTCCTAGTCAGTGACAATCTTTTCCGCCAGATAAGAACTGCTTGTCCTGATGAATAACTGGACCAGTCAGGACCAGTCTCAGCGACCAGGCTCTTCCATGACCACTCCTGAAACCCCCCTTTTGTCATATACCAGTTAAATCTGGTGTATTCCAGAGCATGCCCTCCCTAGCCATTCCT contains:
- the LOC129846511 gene encoding uncharacterized protein LOC129846511 → MTKGGFQEWSWKSLVAETGPDWSSYSSGQAVLIWRKRLSLTRTKLRNWGLSLIIRPGTGTGCQDFILAPHVESSKDLLYWPVKICITQQAQPSAITDRFTVLTSKGKGDWGPINMVTTPTTPDDTILTATGISGFNNNWLLLTEQAANMTLQSCVVCMGARPLLRIVPAAISGDCLLPLMNKDNPPEKCSQWDTVYPVVTTVVNKPIFSSSVARANFTCINMIGGGTRLGKLPDSWCWYTHMLTANFKPVSRADVWWWCGGNRLLSRFPPTSSGLCALVSLLLPITVHPMSVSELMSQVEEAKLSRPKREVHPTAENPTYIDAIGVPRGVPDKYKLVNQVNAGLESSICWWCTVNKNVDRINYIHFNVQRLGNWTQQGFEAVHGQLSATSLMAFQNRIAVDMLLAEKGGVCSMFGEHCCTFIPNNTASDGSLTVALEGLRTLNGKMKSHSGIDSSMWDSWMNVFGKYKTLISSILVSISVFAAVLVLCGCCCIPCIRSLIDRLITKAIDPHSTAQMFPLLGPEDVYDDLGTEAEFISMDCAVD